The following coding sequences lie in one Desertifilum tharense IPPAS B-1220 genomic window:
- a CDS encoding threo-3-hydroxy-L-aspartate ammonia-lyase: MALNQQDVAVTYSDIMAAAQRLQGCAHRTPVLTSSTVNQRVQAEVFFKCENFQRAGSFKFRGAYNALSQLSGQQKKAGVITYSSGNHAGAIALAGQLLQVPTTIVMPQDAPAVKLAATRGYGAEVILYDREETTREALAKELAAQRGLTIIPPYDHPHIIAGQGTAAQELIEEVGSLNLLLVCCGGGGLLSGCAIATKALLPHCRVIGVEPQNADDAVRSFYSKTLQTVHNPDTIADGARTPSLGLLTFPLILQQVDDLVAVSEAAICRTLFFLWERLKIVVEPTGTLAAAALLEGVVKAPQSRIGVIISGGNVDLQQVAQLFANPIQD, encoded by the coding sequence ATGGCCCTGAATCAACAAGATGTTGCGGTAACATATTCCGATATTATGGCGGCGGCGCAGCGGTTGCAAGGTTGCGCCCATCGCACTCCGGTTTTAACCTCTTCCACGGTTAACCAACGGGTGCAGGCTGAGGTGTTTTTTAAGTGCGAGAATTTCCAGCGCGCGGGTTCGTTTAAGTTTCGCGGGGCCTATAATGCGCTCAGTCAGTTGTCTGGGCAACAGAAAAAGGCGGGGGTAATCACCTATTCTTCAGGAAACCACGCGGGAGCGATCGCGCTAGCGGGTCAACTGTTACAAGTCCCCACTACTATTGTCATGCCCCAGGATGCACCGGCGGTGAAATTAGCAGCAACTCGCGGCTATGGGGCTGAGGTGATTTTATACGATCGCGAGGAAACGACGCGGGAAGCCTTGGCGAAGGAGTTGGCGGCGCAACGGGGTTTAACGATTATTCCTCCCTACGATCATCCTCATATTATTGCTGGACAGGGGACGGCGGCTCAGGAGTTAATTGAGGAAGTAGGATCGCTAAATTTGCTGTTGGTTTGTTGTGGGGGAGGCGGGTTACTATCGGGATGCGCGATCGCCACTAAAGCTTTACTACCCCATTGTCGCGTAATTGGCGTAGAGCCGCAAAATGCTGATGACGCGGTGCGATCGTTTTACAGTAAAACCCTGCAAACGGTGCATAATCCCGATACAATCGCAGATGGTGCCCGCACGCCTTCTTTAGGCCTTTTGACGTTTCCTCTGATTCTTCAACAGGTTGACGATCTGGTTGCGGTTTCGGAAGCCGCAATTTGTCGAACGTTGTTTTTCCTCTGGGAACGCCTAAAAATTGTAGTTGAACCTACAGGAACCCTAGCCGCTGCTGCTTTATTAGAAGGGGTGGTCAAAGCGCCTCAATCTCGAATTGGCGTTATTATTAGTGGGGGCAATGTGGATTTACAACAAGTTGCCCAATTATTCGCAAATCCAATTCAGGATTAA
- a CDS encoding cytotoxic translational repressor of toxin-antitoxin stability system, producing the protein MKFELRYARSFLQDLKSLKTADYQRVYTFVFIEFTKLQRLYDLQELRQLGSAGIFYRFSLDRYLIAIEVTGHFIKFIRILPKPPL; encoded by the coding sequence GTGAAATTTGAACTACGCTACGCGAGGTCTTTCCTGCAAGACCTGAAAAGTTTAAAAACGGCTGATTATCAGCGGGTTTATACCTTTGTTTTTATTGAATTTACGAAATTGCAGCGCTTGTATGACTTACAAGAGTTGCGACAACTCGGTAGCGCTGGGATCTTCTATCGATTTTCTCTCGATCGCTACCTGATTGCGATTGAAGTAACGGGTCATTTCATCAAGTTTATTCGGATTTTACCTAAGCCCCCTCTCTAA
- a CDS encoding aromatic ring-hydroxylating dioxygenase subunit alpha, whose product MLVTKQPVLKRFWYPIISIEALKIAPQSFTLLGQKIALWLDATGKPAAVADRCCHRSAQLSKGKVIEGNLSCPYHGWTFNAAGTCVKVPQIAAEMIPKTYCVKAYHCTERYGYAWVCLADEPIANIPEFPEAGDPKLRYIPEFYEPWRCSGLRIMENSFDNAHPHFVHENTFGDAANPIPPDYDLIEETETGIRVKSVLPVLNSPLQQKNLQMAETETVRILEMTWYMPFTRKLQITYPNGLIHTIITAATPINDSTSQVIQFCWRNDTEADAKASDIIAFDRAVTLEDIAVLETTDYDTPLDLQQEQHMFTDKPGIFMRRKLAALLKAQGEEEQRGDRLLE is encoded by the coding sequence ATGCTAGTTACAAAACAGCCTGTCTTGAAGCGATTTTGGTACCCTATTATTTCAATTGAAGCTTTAAAAATAGCTCCTCAATCCTTCACTCTCCTAGGGCAAAAAATAGCACTCTGGTTAGATGCAACGGGCAAACCTGCGGCTGTCGCCGATCGATGCTGTCATCGTTCTGCCCAATTGTCAAAGGGTAAGGTTATCGAAGGAAACCTAAGTTGTCCTTATCATGGTTGGACATTTAATGCAGCAGGAACCTGTGTAAAAGTTCCGCAGATCGCAGCAGAAATGATCCCTAAAACCTATTGCGTTAAAGCCTATCACTGCACTGAACGCTATGGTTACGCCTGGGTGTGTTTAGCAGACGAACCCATCGCTAATATTCCTGAATTTCCCGAAGCTGGCGATCCAAAATTGCGCTACATTCCAGAGTTTTACGAACCGTGGCGTTGTAGTGGTTTGCGAATTATGGAAAATTCTTTTGATAATGCTCATCCTCACTTTGTCCATGAAAATACATTTGGAGATGCAGCAAATCCGATTCCCCCTGACTACGATCTAATAGAAGAAACTGAAACTGGAATTCGGGTTAAATCAGTATTACCCGTTCTCAATTCTCCTCTGCAACAAAAAAATCTGCAAATGGCAGAGACAGAAACGGTTCGGATCTTAGAAATGACTTGGTATATGCCCTTTACGCGCAAGTTGCAGATTACTTACCCCAATGGTTTAATTCATACCATTATTACCGCTGCAACCCCAATTAATGATTCGACTTCTCAAGTCATTCAGTTTTGCTGGCGCAACGATACCGAAGCCGATGCAAAAGCTAGCGATATTATCGCCTTCGATCGCGCTGTCACCTTAGAAGATATTGCGGTACTTGAAACCACAGATTATGATACCCCCCTCGATCTTCAACAGGAACAGCATATGTTTACCGATAAACCTGGAATTTTCATGCGTCGCAAACTGGCGGCGTTGCTGAAAGCCCAGGGGGAGGAAGAACAGAGGGGTGACAGACTCTTAGAGTGA